One Bosea sp. 124 genomic window, CGATCGGCAGCCCGTGGCAGTCCCAGCCCGGCACGTAGTTGGAGTCGTGGCCGAGCATCTGCTGCGAGCGGGTGACGAGGTCCTTGAGGACCTTGTTCAGCGCATGGCCGATATGGATGTTGCCGTTGGCATAGGGGGGGCCGTCATGCAGGACGAAGCGGTCCCGCCCCTTCCCGGCCTCGCGCAGCTTGCGGTAGAGGTCCATCTTCGCCCAGCGGGCGAGCAGTTCGGGCTCGCGCTGCGGCAGGCCGGCCCGCATCGGGAACTCGGTCAGGGGCAGGAACAGCGTCTGGGAATAGTCGACGGTTTCCGCTTTTTCTGGGGTCTTGTCGGTCATCGTGCTCGGCTCGGGCAATGCGGAGGGGCGGGCCATGGTCGTGGCGCTGCGCCGGTCCATCGTGAGATGAAAGGATAAGCGGTGGTCATCCCGGCCTGCGCATGCTCCCACGCGTCAGCGCAGGGCGGCAGCCGGGCCCGTAATTCGCCGAAGCGGGATGGTCGACGTAGCACGAAATGCGAGCATGAGCGGCTTCTAGCAGGCGCGCGCTACGGAAGGAAGGGCGGCGTCCCGGCGAGGATGTCGCGCGCCCGCAGGCTGTCGGCGTCCATCTGCGCGACCAGTGCGTCGAGCGAGTCGAACTTCGCCTCGCCGCGCAGCCAGGAGACGAAGGCGACATCGACCTGCCTGCCGTAGAGATCGCCCGAAAAGTCGAAGACGAAGGTCTCCAGCCGCGGCGCGCCGTCATCGAAGGTCGGCCGGCTGCCGAAGCTGGCGACGCCGTCATGCCAGACGCCGTCGATCTTCATGCGCACCGCATAGATGCCGTGCTTCAGCCGGCAGTCGCGGGCAAGATGCATGTTGGCGGTGGGGTAGCCGAGATCGCGCCCGCGCTTGTCGCCATGGGCGACTACGCCACGCACGAACCAGGGCCGGCCGAGGAATTCTGCGGCGCGGGCGACATCGCCCTGTTCCAGCGCCGTGCGGATCAGCGTCGAGGAGACCGTCTCGCCGGCAAAGGCATAGGGCGGCACGACCACGACGGGGGCCGCATCGACCATCGCACGCGCCTCCAGCATCTCCGGCGAGCCACTGCGCCCCTGCCCGAAATGGAAATCGAAGCCGCAGACCAGCCCGGCCGCCCCGAGTTTGCCGAGCAGCAGATCGTCGACGAAGGCCTCGGCATGGATCGCAGCGATGTCGCGGCTGAAGGGCAGCACGAAGGTCAGTGGCAGCCCGAGCTGCGCCAGCAGCTCCGTCTTCACTGCCGGCGGCGTCAGCCGGAAGACCGGCTGCTCGGGGCGAAACACGCTGCGCGGATGCGGCTCGAAGGTCAGCACGGCCGGCATGCGCCCCAGTCGCTCCGCAAGTTCGACGGCCTCGCGGGCGAGTTCGGCATGGCCGCGATGGACGCCATCGAAATTGCCGAGCGCCATGACCCGGCCGCGCAATGCGGCCGGGATCGGCTTGTCGAGTTCGAGCACGAAGCTTGAAGGTGCGTCGGCAGGAGAGATCATCGGGCAGGACGGTCCGGACGCCCGGGCGAGCGCCGGGCAGGCCCCGTCATTGGCCAGACGCGGCGAGGCGTCAAGCCGGACGCGTTCAATGCCCGGTCTTCAGTTCCTCGGCCGGGGCGGCGGCAGGGCGACCCAGGCCTCGCCCTCCAGGACGGCCTTGCCGTCGACCAGACACTCGCAGAACAGCCGCGCGCGGCGGCGCTCGGCCACCAGCTCGATCACCTCGACACGGGCTGTGACGACGTCGCCGATCTTCACCGGCGCGAGGAAGGTCAGGGTCTGCGACAGATAGACCGCGCCGGGACCGGGCAGGCGCGTGCCGAGCAGTGCCGAGACGAGGCTCGCGGTCAGCATGCCATGAGCGATGCGCTGGCCGAACTTGGTCGAGGCGGCATAGCGGTCGCAGAGATGGATCGGATTGGCGTCGCCCGAGAGGTCGGCGAACAGCGAAACGTCGCGCTCCATCACCGTGCGCATCAGGCTTTCGCTCTGGCCGATAGCCAGATCCTCGAAGGCATGGACGGTGTAGAGCGCGCTGGTCATCGGTGTGGGTTGCCTTCGTCTCCGGCGCGGCGCGAGGCTCGGGGCCGGGATCGATCCGTCTTGAGGCGACCCTGTCACAGCCGGGACAGGCCGGCCATTGGACTTTGGTGGCCTCACGGAACGATCTATTCCCTTGCGTCACTCCGCCATTGAATTAACCGCTTTGAAACACCGGCGCGCTATCACTTCGACGATCAGCCGCTGCCCGCCAAGGGCGCGGCGCGGGCGCTGCGCCCCACGCCTTCACCAATTTGCTTGGAGCACCGTAATGGCTCTCGACCCGTCCATGCCGATCCTGGTGGTCGATGACTACCAGACGATGGTCCGGATCATCCGCAATCTCCTGAAGCAGCTCGGCTTCGAGAATGTCGACGACGCCTCGGACGGCCAGGCCGCGATCGCCAAGATGCGCGACAAGCAGTACGGGCTCGTGATCTCCGACTGGAACATGGAGCCGATGACCGGCTTCGAGCTGCTGCAACGCGTGCGCCAGGAGGATGCCCTGTCGAGCACGCCCTTCATCATGGTCACCGCGGAATCGAAGACCGAGAACGTCATCGCCGCCAAGAAGGCCGGCGTGAACAACTACATCGTGAAGCCGTTCAACGCCCAGACGCTGCGCTCCAAGATCGAAGCCGCCTGCCCCGTCTGAGACGGACGCCGCCTCTCACCAGACGAGATGCGGCAGCGCATAGACCGGGCGATGGCTCTGCCGGCGAAACCAGCCATGGCGCTGGTCCCATGAAGCCTCCATCAGATCCTGGGCATGGATGCCCGCCAGCACCATGATGCCGGTCGCGCCGAAGGCGTCGGCGCCGGCGATGTCGGTACGGATCGCATCGCCGATGGCGCAGATCCGGTCCCGCGCGATCGGGGCACCACGCTTCTCCTCGGCGATGGCGAGCGCCGCCTCGTAGATCGGCCGGTGCGGCTTGCCGGCATAGACCACCTTGCCGCCGCGTTCCTCATAGGCCAGCGCCACCGAGCCCGCGCAGGGCACGATGCGGCCGCCGCGCTCGACGACGAGGTCGGGATTGGCGCAGATCATCTCGAGGCCGCGGGCCGCAAAGCCGTCGAGAAGCCCGGCATAGGTCTCGGCCGTGTCGGTCTCGTCGTCGCGCAGCCCGGTGCAGAGCACGTACTCCGCCGCCTCCGGCGCGACTTCGGGCGCGTCGAGGCCTGCGACCAGCGGCAGGTCGCGCTCGGGCCCGAGCCTGAACATGGGCCGGCCGGCGCGCTCCCGGATCAGGGCGCGGCAGACATCCCCCGAGGTGACGATCTCATCCCAGGCCGAGGCCGGCACGTCGAAGCTCGCCAGTTGCTCTCCGATGACAGAGCAGGGGCGCGGCGCATTGGTCACCAGCACCACGGTGATGCCCCGCTCGCGCATCGCGACCAACGCCTCGACCGCGCCCTGGAAGGCGGCGACGCCGTTATGGACGACGCCCCAGACATCGCAGAGGCAGAGATCGAAACGATCCGCGATATCGGAAAAGCCCGGCAGGGGGCGGGTGGCGGCGATCTCGGATGGCGGCAAGGCGTCTCACTCCCTCTGGGAGGGTGCCCTCTGGATGGGCGCCCTCTGGCTGCATGCCCTTTGACTGGGAGCCCGTCGCTCTACAGCATCGGGCGCGATCCCGCACGCGCGGCGATGCGATGGCACCCTGCCCCGGCCGCAGGCGTTACCGGGTGGATGCGTCACCGGGCCGAAGCGGTCCAACCGATGCGTCAGGCGCTGGCCCGGCGCAGCACCGAGCGGAACGACTGCCGCTCCGGCGGCGCCTCCCGCATCGGCGCGGGCGGAGGCGCAGGATAGCCGACGACCTCGGCCGCCTGAGGCTGCGGCGCGGGTTGCGGAGGCGGCTCGGGCGCCGCAGCCACCGGGGCGGGTTCGGCGAAGACGTCCGGCTTGACCGGCCGCGGCGGCGAGAAGACCAGCCCTTGCCCCATCATGACGCCGAGATCGATCATGTCGGCGACCGTCGGATCATCTTCGACCTGCTCGGCGATCAGGACCACCGAGGCCCGCGCCAGCAAGGTCGAAAGATCGCCCGCGGCGATATCGGCGGCCTGCGCATCGGCATGCTCCAGCAGCAGCGCTGCCGGCGCCTTGACGAAGCGGATGCCGCGATCGAACAGCGAGACCGGATCGAGCCTGAGATCGACGAGTTGGTCGAGCGCGAAGCGCACGCCATTGGCCGACATCGCCCCGAGCAGGCCCAGACTCGTCGGATCGAGGCCGCGGAAGACGCTCTGCGGCATCTCGATGATGAGATGGCCGGTGTGGTCGCGATATTTGTCGAGGATGCGCGACAGGGTCGCCAGCGCCTTCGAGGAACTCCAGGTCGCCGTGCTGAAATTGCAGGAGACGAAGAGATCACCCTCCTTCGAGCCGAGATGGCGGGCGATGGCGAGCGCGCGCGTCAGCACGAGCGCATCGAGCGTCGGCCCGAAGCCGCGCTCCTCGATGACGGCGAGGAATTCGTGCGGCAGCAGCAGCGTGTTCTCGTCGAGCCGCAGGCGCACCAGCGCCTCGTAGCCCCGGGTGCGACGCTGCGGCAACTGCACGATCGGCTGCAGATGAACCTCGACCTTGCCGTCGGACAGCGCGGCGCTGATGACGGCGGCACGCTCCGCCGCCGTCTTCTCCTGCGCCTGCCGCGCCGCTTCGGCCCGCTCGGCCGCCAGTACACGCAGGCGCTCCTGCCGGGCCGCCTCCGGGTCGATCACCACGATGGGCGCTGCCGCAGGCACCGCCTCGGGCGCCGGGGCCGTCCGCGACTGCACCGCCGCCAGCGCGGCGTCGTGATCGGAGAGCGTCGTCGCGACCTGGTGGATCAGGTCGCCGAGCAGCCCGACCTCGGCGGTCAGTTCGTTGATGGCGGCGCGCGCCGGGGCGGCATCCGCCTCGCGCATCGGCATCTGCTCGACGCGTTGCGACAGGGCGTCGAGCCGGATCGCATTGGTCGCCAGCCTGACCTTGACCTCACCGACGGCGGCCAGCACCTGCTCGCGCTGGGCGAGGCCGCGCCGCTCGAACAGCCAAAAGGACCCGATCGAGCCCGCGCCGGCCAGAAGCAGCCCGAGCGCGGTTCCCAGCGGCGTCGGCAGCAGGATCATCAGGACCGCGCCCGCCGACAGCCCGGTGACGGCGCTGGCGAGAGGATGCAGGGCATTCGGTCGAACAGGGGCCAAGGCAGCGATCGCGCAAGGGGTTGATCGGGACAGGACGGCGAATCACACCACTTTGGCGAGAGTACCCTTACGCCGGCCCGCAAGCGAGGCTTTGCCCGTACTCCATGCCCGTCCGCGCCCCGGAAGCCGTGGATGAGGGCTGCCGGAGCGCGATCCGGCCGACTCAGGGCGTGGCGATGCCGAGATCGGCGAGGATGCGCTCGATCACCTCGATGCCGAAGCCCTTGCGCATCAGCCAGAGACGCGGGTCTGTCTCGAAGAGCGAGGAACTCTGGCGCAGGGCGGCAAGCGCTTCCGCCTTGTCGGTATCGCTGCCCTTCTGTGCAGCCTGGAGCGCCCGGCCGAGCAAGGCATAAGGGTTGGAATCGGCGCCCAGAAACTCGCCATGGCCACGCGAAAGCTGCCCGGCGCCCAGCAGGCGCCCCCCGAGCAGGGCGAAGAAATCATAGGCTGGCGGGCGGCCGGCACTGAGTTCGATCGCCCGCTCCACGAGGGGAAGTCCCTCGGCGGGGCGGTTCAACTGGATGTAGCGCGCGCCCACACCAGCCATGATGTCGGCATCATACGGGTTGCGGACCAGCGCCTCGCGCCCGGCCCTGATCGCTTCGTCGGTTGCGCCGCGCGCGAAGAGGGCGTCCATCATCGCCTGCTGGGCCCGGGCACTGGAGGGGGCCAGCCGGACCGCCATCAGCGCGGTCGCCAATGCCCGCTCGAGTGGCGAGCCCGCCTGCGGGTTCAGGCCGGTGGTGTATTCCGCCAGGGTGAGAAACGTCAGTTGCGTCCAGGCAGGGTGGAAGGCGGGATCGTGTGCGATCAGATCCTGGATGCATTTGCGCGCGGCGAGATGGTCCTCGGGCTTCATGGTGCGGCGGACATCGAGGGCCTGGTAGATGCAGCGCATCGGTCCGGACGCCACGTTCTGCCGGATATCGGCGTGGATGATACCGAAAGGCTCGGCCAGCCGGATCGCCAGACGGCGGGCGATATCGGGCAGATCGGCATCGTCGACGCTCATCGGCCGTGTCGACGAGGCCGACCAGACGATGCGGCCATCCGCGACCGAACGGAGGCGCCCGAAGCTTTCCAGCGTGCCGTCGACCATCTGGCCCGTCATCTCGAAGACATAGGCGGCATCGGCCGGGGCAGCGTCGCCCATCGGCGGCACCTTGACCGTGACGAGATCATCGAACCGCGCCAGGGCGTCGACCAGAAAGCGGGAGAAACGGCCCGCGAGAGCAGCGAGCTTCGGGTCACCGCTCAGGTCCGGAATCGTCACCGCCACGATCGTCGGCTGCGACGGCACGGCCGGTGACGCGGGCCGGGCAACGGTCACAGGCGCGCGGGACGGCGCGATGGCGGCGACGTCCGGCTCCGGCGCGGTGCCGGGCACGCCGAGATACCAGGCGCCCAGCGGCACCAGCGCGATGCCAAGCGCCGCGCCGGCAATAACCGGCCAGCGTTTCGACAGCCAGCGCTCCGGCGGCGATTCCGGCGGAGGCTCCGGCGCGACGGGCGGCTCGAACGCCGAACCGTCGATCGCCGCCGGCACCGTGACCTCCTCGCGATCCGGCATCGCGGCCGGCTGCTGCCCGGTCCTTTCGAAGACCGGGACATAGCCACCGACCGGCATCGCGATCCGTACCGGATCGTCGGCGCCTTCGCCGGCATAGTACTGGGCGAGCGTCCGGCGCAGGCGGCCGGCCTCGACGCGCACGATCGGGTCCGTCTGCGGATCGAAATCGGCGGGGCGGCCGAATGCCTCGACCGCGATCGTATAGCCCTTCAGCTCCGAACTGCGCCCTTCGATGGCGCGTTCGACGATGAAGCCGAGAAAAGCGGAAAGCTGCGGAGCAGCGCGAAACGCATCCGACGCCAGAGCGCGCGCGAGTCCAGCGCGGATCAACGCCTGGAACGCGTCGTCCGCCGGCTCCAAAGCTGCGCCGCTTTCGTCCATGGGGGTCCGGTTCAGTTTGCGCCCCTTTGTCAAACTACGCCAAAAGCGACGCTACGTCACCTTTCCCGAGAAGCGCCCCCGCCCTTCTCGTTGCGCGCATGGATGCCGCGTCGCCGCGACGATTTACAGTCCGCATCGCGATGTTAGGTTGAGGGAAGATTAATCACAGGATCGTCCGATGACCTCAGCACCGTCCCCGATCGCGACCCCCAACGACCTTGAGGCCTTCTGGATGCCGTTCACGGCGAACCGGGCCTTCAAGAAAAACCCGCGGATGATCGCGCGGGCGGACGGCATGTATTACTACACCCCCGAGGGCAAGCCGATCATGGACGGCACCGCCGGGCTGTGGTGCTGCAATGCGGGACACAAGCGGCGCCCGATCATCGAGGCGATCCAGGCCCAGGCCGAGGAACTCGACTTCGCGCCGAATTTCCAGTTCGGCCACCCCAAGGTCTTCGCCGCCGCGGCCCGCGTCGCGGCGCTGGCGCCTGGCGATCTCGACCATGTCTTCTTCGCCGGCTCGGGCTCGGAAGCCGCCGACACGGCGCTGAAGATCGCGATCGCCTACTGGAACGTGCTCGGCAAGGGCTCGAAGACGCGGCTGATCGGGCGCGAGCGCGGCTATCACGGCGTCGGCTTCGGCGGCATCTCGGTCGGCGGCATCGTCTCGAACCGGAAGTTCTTCGGCTCGCTGCTGGCGGGCTCCGACCACATGCCCGCGACCTATGACCGCGAGAAGCAGCGCTTCACCAAGGGCGAGCCGGACTATGGCGCGCATTTCGCCGACGAGCTCGAGCGTATCGTCACGCTGCACGACGCCTCGACCATCGCCGCCGTGATGATCGAGCCGATGTCGGGCTCGACCGGCGTGCTGCCGCCGCCCAAGGGCTATCTCAAGCGGCTGCGCGAGATCTGCACCAAGCACGGCATCCTGCTGATCTTCGACGAGGTCATCACCGGCTTCGGCCGTCTCGGCCACGCCTTCGCGGCCGAACGCTACGACGTCGTCCCCGACATGATCACCTTCGCCAAGGGCGTGACCTCGGGCGCCGTGCCGATGGGCGGCGTGATCGTGCGCAAGCCGATCTTCGACGCCTTCATGAACGGGCCCGACAACGCCATCGAGCTGTTCCACGGCTACACTTATTCAGGCCATCCGCTGGCGGCGGCGGCCTCGCTGGCGACGCTCGACATCTACCGGGACGAAGGCCTGTTCGAGCGGGCCAAGACGCTGGAGCCGATCTGGGCCGACGCGGTCATGGACCTCAAGGAAGAGCCCAACGTGCTCGACATCCGCACGCTCGGCCTCGTCGCCGGCATCGACCTCGCCTCGCGGCCCGACGGCGTCGGCAAGCGCGGTTACGAGGCGATGGAGCACGCCTTCCACAATGAGGGGCTGATGGTGCGCCTGACCGGCGACACGCTGGCCCTGACGCCACCGCTGATCGTCACCGAAGAACAGATCGGCGAGATCGTCGAGAAGACGCGTAGGGTGATCCGGGCTGTGGCGAACTGAACCAGAAAGCCTCGCCTTCTCTCGGAGGCGAGGCTTTCGCGATCAATAATGATACCGGCACTGCGCGATTTCGAGCCGATCCTCGATGACGCGATAAACCAGACGGTGTTCGTCGGTGATGCGGCGAGACCACCAGCCGGCCTTGTCGTGCCGCAATGGCTCGGGCTTGCCACGGCCGGTGAATGGCGTGCGAATGCATTCGTCGATAAGTTGAAGAGCCTTCAGCGCCGATTTGAGCTCATGAGCGGCCAGAGCGACCAACTCGTTCATCGCTCGACGCGATATGACGACATTCATTCGGCAGCGTCTTGGCGCTCAGACACCGCTTTCTCGACAAAGGCCTCAAGCTCTTCGAGCGAACCGAAGCTGATACCTTCCCCCCGATCGAGTTCGGCAATCGACTCTTCGAGCGCCTTCGCGTTGGCAGGGCTGGCATTCAGATAGCGCGTCTCCTCATAGGAGCCGAAATCTTCCAGCGAGAGCAAAACCGCCGCCTTGCCGTTGGCGCGGGTCACGATGACCGGGTCATGATCGTCCGCCGCCTGATCCATGATCTTGGCGAGGTTGGCGCGCAAATGGGAATAGGTCACGACTTTCATAAGCGGCATTGTACCAGATGTTGGACAAGCATGCTATGAGAGTCGCTAGCTCCGCTGCAGCTTGCCGTAGCGCGAGATCACCCTCTCGCGTTTCAGGCGCGAGAGGCGTTGCAGCCAGAAGATGCCGTCGAGCTGGTCGATCTCGTGCTGGTGGCAGACCGCGAGGAAGCCGTCGGCCTCCTCGGCATGCTCGGCACCGTCGAGATCCCGATAGCTCAGGCGCACCCTGGCCGCGCGCTCGACCTCCTCGGTGACACCTGGCATCGAGACGCTGCCTTCGGTGGCGCGGCTCGTTTCCGGCGACAACCAGAGGAGCGTCGGATTGACGTAGCTCCGGACCTCGCCCGGTGACAATTCGAGGACGACGAGGCGCAGCATCACGCCGACATGCGGCGCGGTGATGCCGACGCCGGGCGCCGCCCGCATCGTCTCCAGCAGATTGTTGGCGAGACGGCGCAAATCGGCGTCGAAATGCTCGACCGGCTCCGCGACCGCGCGCAGGCGCGGATCGGGGAACCGGACGATCGGCAGGACCGTCATACCGACCTCAGGCCGCGGCCTTCGCGGCCGCTGCGCCGTAATAGCTCTCGCCGGTCTTGGCCATGCGCTTGAGCTGGCGGTTGGGCTTGAAGCGTTCGCCATGCTTCTTCGCCAGCGCCTCGCAGAGCTTCACGAAGGCAGCGGCACCCATATTGTCGATGAAGGAGAGCGTGCCGCCGCTATAGGGGGCGAAGCCGAAGCCGATGATCGAGCCGACGTCCGCCTCGCGCGGATCGGTGACGACGCCTTCCTCATAGGTGCGCGCGGCCTCCAAGGCCTGCGTCACCAGCAGCCGATGCTGAAGCTCCTGCATGTCGACCGTCTCGGGATCGAGTCGCTTGCCGACCAGATCCGCCAGGCCGGGCCAGAGCCGCTTGGGGCCGGCTTCCGGATAGTCGTAGAAGCCCTTGCGGTTCTTGCGACCGAGGCGGCCATGCTTCTCGACCATGTCGGAGAGCAGCTTCTCCTGCGCCGGATCGACCGCGCCCTCCCCGAGCTGCGCCTTGGTCGCCTTGAGAACCTTGAAGGCGAGATCGACCGCGACCTCGTCATTGAGGGAAAGCGGGCCGACCGGCATGCCGGCCTGCTTGCCGGCCTGCTCGATCATCGCCGGCGGCACGCCCTCCATCAGCATGAGGTGACCCTCGCGGATGTAGTTGCCGACGCAGCGATTGGCGTAGAAGCCGCGCGTGTCGTTGACGACGATCGGCGTCTTCCTGATCGCGCGGACGAAATCGAGCGCCATGGCGAGCGCCTTCTTGCCCGTCTTCTTCGCCATGATGACCTCGACCAGCAGCATCTTCTCGACCGGCGAGAAGAAATGGATGCCGATGAAGTTCTGCGGCCGCTGGCTCGTGGTAGCGAGGCCGGTTATCGGCAGCGTCGAGGTGTTGGAGCCGAAGATGGTCTTCGGCCCGACAACGGCCTCGACCTTGGCGATGACCTCGGCCTTGACCTTGGGATCCTCGAAGACGGCCTCGACGACGAGATCGCAGCCCTTGAGCGCCGCATAGTCGGCGGTGGCGGTGATGCGGGAAAGCAGCGCATCACGATCGGCGGTCTTGGCGCGGCCCTTCATGATCTGGTCGGAAACCAGCTTGTGCGAATAGGCCTTGCCCTTGTCGGCAGCCTCCTGGTCGCGGTCGACGAGCACGACATCGAGCCCGGCCAGCGCCGAGACATAGGCGATGCCGGCGCCCATGAAGCCGGCGCCGACGACGCCGACCTTCTTCAGCTTCGAGGGCGGGATATCGGCCGGGCGGCGGGCGCCCTTGTTCAGCTCCTGCATCGAGACGAAGAGCGAGCGGATCATCGACGCCGCCTCCTTCGTCCGCAGGATCTTGGCGAAGTAGCGGCTCTCGACGCGCAGGCCGAGATCGATCGGCAGCTGCAGCCCCTCATAGACGGCCGACAGGATGGCGCGCGCGGCCGGGTAGTTGTCGTTGGTCTCACGGCGATAGATTGCATTGGCGGGCGGCCAGATCTGCATGCCGGCCGGCGAATAGACCTTGTTGGAGGGTAGCTTGAAGCCCTTCTGGTCCCAGGGCGCGGTTGCGGCCGGGTTGGCCTTGAGCCACTCCTTCGCATTGGCGACGAGCTCTCCGCGCGGCACGACGGCATGGACGAGGCCGGTGTTGCGCGCCGGGAGCGCCTTCACCTGCTCGCCCTTGAACATCATCTGGAGCGCGTCGCCGGTCTGCATCAGGCGTGCGACGCGCTGGGTGCCGCCGGCGCCGGGAAACAATCCGACCTTGATCTCGGGCAGGCCGACGCGGGTCGATGCATCGTAGGAGACGACGCGATACTGGCAGGCGAGAGCCAGCTCGAAGGCGCCGCCGAGGCAGACGCCATGGATCGCGGCGGCGAACGGCTTCCCGCAGGTTTCGAGCTTGCGGTAGAGCAGCGACAGCTTGCGGCTCTCGTCGAAGAAGCTCTGCATCGCGACCTGCTCGCCCTTCTCCGCGGCCAGGCGGATGTAGAGATCGCGCAGGCCTTGCAGCATGGTCAGGTCGGCGCCGCCGGAAAACGCCTCCTTGCCGGAGGTGATGACGCAGCCCTTGATGGCCTCATCCGAGGCGACCTTGTCGATGATCTGGTCGAGCTCGCCCATCAGCTCGGGCGTGATGACGTTCATCGAGCGGCCGGGCATGTCCCAGGTCGCGGTGGCGATGCCGTCAGCGTCGATGTCGAAGCGGAAATTGACGAGGTTCATGGCCGTTCTCCTCAAACCCGTTCGATGATCGTTGCGACGCCCATGCCGGCAGCGACGCAGAGCGTCACCAGCGCGGTGGTCTTGTTCGTGCGCTCCAGCTCGTCGAGCACCGTGCCGAGGATCATCGCGCCGGTGGCGCCAAGCGGATGGCCCATCGCGATGGCGCCGCCATTCACGTTCAGCACGGCGTCGTCGATGTCGAAGGCCTGCTGATAGCGCAGCACCACCGAGGAAAAGGCCTCGTTCAGCTCGAACAGGTCGATGTCCTTCGTGGTCATGCCGGCCTTCCTCAGCACGAGTTCGGTGACGTCGACCGGGCCGGTCAGCATCAGCGCGAGGTCCGAGCCGATGGTGGCGAAGGCGCGGATGCGGGCGCGGGGTTTCAGGCCGGCCGCCTTGCCACCCTTCTTAGAGCCGACGAGCACAGCGGCGGCTCCGTCGACGATGCCCGAGGAATTGCCGGCATGGTGGACGTGGTTGACGTATTCGACATCGGGATGGGCCGCGGTCGCGACCGCGTCAAAACCACCCATCTCGCCCATCTGGACGAAGGAGGCCTTCAGGCTGGCCAGCGTCTGCATGTCGGTGGCGGGGCGGATCGTCTCGTCACGGTCGAGGATGATCAGGCCGTTGACGTCGGTGACCGGGATCACCGAATTCCTGAAGCGGCCCGCCTCCCAGGCGGCGGCGGCACGCTTGTGCGAGCGCACGGCATAGGCGTCGACGTCGTCGCGGGAGAAGCCGTATTTGGTCGCGATCAGATCGGCCGAAATGCCCTGCGGCATGAACCAGGTGTCGATGGCGACGGAGGGGTCGACCGCGATGCCGAAGCCCGAGGCGCCCATGCCGACGCGCGACATGCTCTCGACGCCGCCGCCGATCGCCATATCCTTCTGGCCCGACATGACCTGGGCCGCAGCGAGGTTCACCGCATCGAGCCCGGAGGCGCAGAAGCGATTGATCTGGATGCCCGGCACCTCCTTGCCATAGCCGGCCTTGAGCGCGACGGTGCGCGCAATATCGCCGCCCGCTTCGCCGACCGGATCGACGCAGCCGAAGACGACATCCTCGACCAGCCTGGTGTCGAGCCTGTTGCGATCCTTGATCGCGCGCAGGGCCTGCGTGCCGAGCTCGATCGCCGTGACCTCGTGCAGGGAGCCGTCGGCCTTGCCCTTGCCGCGCGGCGTGCGGACATGGTCGTAGATGAATGCGTCTGCCATGAGTGAGCCTCCCGGGCCGGCCGCTGCGTGGCGGCTTATTCTGGTGCCGGACGTCATGGTCGGGCTTGACCCGACCATCTCGTCATCCAGCGGGTTCTGCAAGAGATGCTGGGTCTGCAAGAGATGGTCGGGTCAAGCCCGACCATGACGCGCCGCCTGCGCGTCAGAACTGTTCGGCGCTCAGCGCCATCGTCGAATCCGCGCCGCTGGTGATCCGCGCCAGATGCGCGCCCGTTTCCGGCAGCGAGCGCTCCATGAAAAACCGTGCCGTGACCAGCTTGGCGTTCATGCGCTCGGCCGCGCCATCGGCGCCGGCCGCGAGCTTGTCCTGCGCGACCCGAGCAATCTTCGCCCACATATAGCCGAGCGAAACGAGGCCGAGCAGG contains:
- a CDS encoding bifunctional riboflavin kinase/FAD synthetase encodes the protein MISPADAPSSFVLELDKPIPAALRGRVMALGNFDGVHRGHAELAREAVELAERLGRMPAVLTFEPHPRSVFRPEQPVFRLTPPAVKTELLAQLGLPLTFVLPFSRDIAAIHAEAFVDDLLLGKLGAAGLVCGFDFHFGQGRSGSPEMLEARAMVDAAPVVVVPPYAFAGETVSSTLIRTALEQGDVARAAEFLGRPWFVRGVVAHGDKRGRDLGYPTANMHLARDCRLKHGIYAVRMKIDGVWHDGVASFGSRPTFDDGAPRLETFVFDFSGDLYGRQVDVAFVSWLRGEAKFDSLDALVAQMDADSLRARDILAGTPPFLP
- a CDS encoding MaoC family dehydratase, with protein sequence MTSALYTVHAFEDLAIGQSESLMRTVMERDVSLFADLSGDANPIHLCDRYAASTKFGQRIAHGMLTASLVSALLGTRLPGPGAVYLSQTLTFLAPVKIGDVVTARVEVIELVAERRRARLFCECLVDGKAVLEGEAWVALPPPRPRN
- a CDS encoding response regulator; translation: MALDPSMPILVVDDYQTMVRIIRNLLKQLGFENVDDASDGQAAIAKMRDKQYGLVISDWNMEPMTGFELLQRVRQEDALSSTPFIMVTAESKTENVIAAKKAGVNNYIVKPFNAQTLRSKIEAACPV
- a CDS encoding TIGR01459 family HAD-type hydrolase; its protein translation is MPPSEIAATRPLPGFSDIADRFDLCLCDVWGVVHNGVAAFQGAVEALVAMRERGITVVLVTNAPRPCSVIGEQLASFDVPASAWDEIVTSGDVCRALIRERAGRPMFRLGPERDLPLVAGLDAPEVAPEAAEYVLCTGLRDDETDTAETYAGLLDGFAARGLEMICANPDLVVERGGRIVPCAGSVALAYEERGGKVVYAGKPHRPIYEAALAIAEEKRGAPIARDRICAIGDAIRTDIAGADAFGATGIMVLAGIHAQDLMEASWDQRHGWFRRQSHRPVYALPHLVW
- a CDS encoding EAL domain-containing protein, translating into MAPVRPNALHPLASAVTGLSAGAVLMILLPTPLGTALGLLLAGAGSIGSFWLFERRGLAQREQVLAAVGEVKVRLATNAIRLDALSQRVEQMPMREADAAPARAAINELTAEVGLLGDLIHQVATTLSDHDAALAAVQSRTAPAPEAVPAAAPIVVIDPEAARQERLRVLAAERAEAARQAQEKTAAERAAVISAALSDGKVEVHLQPIVQLPQRRTRGYEALVRLRLDENTLLLPHEFLAVIEERGFGPTLDALVLTRALAIARHLGSKEGDLFVSCNFSTATWSSSKALATLSRILDKYRDHTGHLIIEMPQSVFRGLDPTSLGLLGAMSANGVRFALDQLVDLRLDPVSLFDRGIRFVKAPAALLLEHADAQAADIAAGDLSTLLARASVVLIAEQVEDDPTVADMIDLGVMMGQGLVFSPPRPVKPDVFAEPAPVAAAPEPPPQPAPQPQAAEVVGYPAPPPAPMREAPPERQSFRSVLRRASA
- a CDS encoding tetratricopeptide repeat protein encodes the protein MDESGAALEPADDAFQALIRAGLARALASDAFRAAPQLSAFLGFIVERAIEGRSSELKGYTIAVEAFGRPADFDPQTDPIVRVEAGRLRRTLAQYYAGEGADDPVRIAMPVGGYVPVFERTGQQPAAMPDREEVTVPAAIDGSAFEPPVAPEPPPESPPERWLSKRWPVIAGAALGIALVPLGAWYLGVPGTAPEPDVAAIAPSRAPVTVARPASPAVPSQPTIVAVTIPDLSGDPKLAALAGRFSRFLVDALARFDDLVTVKVPPMGDAAPADAAYVFEMTGQMVDGTLESFGRLRSVADGRIVWSASSTRPMSVDDADLPDIARRLAIRLAEPFGIIHADIRQNVASGPMRCIYQALDVRRTMKPEDHLAARKCIQDLIAHDPAFHPAWTQLTFLTLAEYTTGLNPQAGSPLERALATALMAVRLAPSSARAQQAMMDALFARGATDEAIRAGREALVRNPYDADIMAGVGARYIQLNRPAEGLPLVERAIELSAGRPPAYDFFALLGGRLLGAGQLSRGHGEFLGADSNPYALLGRALQAAQKGSDTDKAEALAALRQSSSLFETDPRLWLMRKGFGIEVIERILADLGIATP